From Sceloporus undulatus isolate JIND9_A2432 ecotype Alabama chromosome 6, SceUnd_v1.1, whole genome shotgun sequence, one genomic window encodes:
- the HK2 gene encoding hexokinase-2 isoform X2 produces MAEGYLQDAKDGEIVDQIDKYLYHMRLSDETLQEISDRFRKDMEKGLGADTNPTASVKMLPTFVRSTPDGTEEGDFLSLDLGGTNFRVLRVKVADNGSKKVEMENQIYAIPEDLMRGSGTQLFDHIAECLASFMDQLQIKDKKLPLGFTFSFPCYQTKLDESILVTWTKGFKSSGVEGRDVVSLLRKAIKKRGDFDIDIVAVVNDTVGTMMTCGYDDHNCEVGLIVGTGSNACYMEEMRHIDLVEGDEGRMCINMEWGAFGDDGVLNDIRTEFDREIDMGSLNPGKQLFEKMISGMYMGELVRIILVKMAKEELLFDGRLTPDLLTRGHFETRFVSAIEKEKEGLSKAMEILTRLGLEPSHQDCIAIQRICEIVSTRSANLCGAALSAVLRRIKENKGVDRLRTTVGVDGTVYKKHPHFARRLQKAVRRLLPDCEIRFIRSEDGSGKGAAMVTAVAYRLAAQHKARQEILDPLRLSHEQLMEVKRRMRQEMERGLGQESHPEATVKMLPTYVCSTPDGTEKGDFLALDLGGTNFRVLLVRIRNGMRRSVEMHNKIYAIPQEIMQGTGDELFDHIVHCIADFLEYMGMKGISLPLGFTFSFPCHQNSLDEGILLKWTKGFNATGCEGEDVVGLLKEAMHRREEFDLDVVAVVNDTVGTMMTCGYEDPYCEVGLIVGTGSNACYMEEMKNVELVEGDEGRMCINMEWGAFGDNGCLDDFRTEFDVAVDENSLNAGKQRYEKMISGMYLGEIVRNILIDFTKRGLLFRGRISERLKTRGIFETKFLSQIESDRLALLQVRSILQHLGLESTCDDSIIVKEVCTIVARRAAQLCGAGMAAVVDKIRENRGLDFLKITVGVDGTLYKLHPHFSAVMHETVRKLAPKCDVSFLQSEDGSGKGAALITAVACRIREAGQH; encoded by the exons ATTGACAAGTACCTCTATCACATGCGGCTTTCCGATGAAACCCTGCAAGAGATCTCAGACCGGTTCCGCAAAGACATGGAGAAGGGCCTTGGGGCCGACACCAACCCTACGGCCTCCGTCAAAATGTTGCCCACGTTCGTGAGGTCTACCCCGGATGGAACAG AGGAAGGAGACTTCTTGTCCTTGGATCTTGGGGGAACAAACTTCCGAGTGTTAAGAGTCAAGGTTGCTGACAATGGCAGCAAGAAAGTAGAAATGGAGAACCAGATCTATGCGATTCCAGAGGATCTGATGAGAGGAAGTGGCACACAG CTCTTTGACCACATTGCTGAATGCTTGGCCAGCTTCATGGACCAGCTGCAGATAAAAGACAAGAAGCTTCCCCTGGGCTTCACCTTCTCCTTCCCTTGCTACCAGACCAAACTGGATGAG AGCATCCTTGTTACGTGGACCAAAGGATTCAAATCCAGTGGCGTGGAAGGGAGGGATGTGGTTTCCCTCTTGCGCAAAGCCATCAAGAAACGAGGG GACTTTGACATAGACATCGTTGCTGTGGTGAATGATACTGTTGGGACAATGATGACCTGTGGATACGATGACCACAACTGTGAAGTTGGACTAATTGTCG GAACTGGTTCCAATGCTTGCTACATGGAGGAGATGCGCCACATTGACTTAGTGGAAGGGGACGAGGGGCGCATGTGCATCAACATGGAGTGGGGAgcctttggggatgatggggttcTGAACGACATCAGGACGGAGTTTGACCGGGAGATTGACATGGGCTCCTTGAACCCCGGCAAGCAATT ATTTGAGAAGATGATCAGCGGCATGTACATGGGTGAGCTGGTCAGGATCATCCTGGTAAAGATGGCCAAAGAAGAGCTTCTCTTTGACGGGAGGCTCACTCCGGACTTGTTGACCCGGGGACATTTTGAGACCAGATTCGTCTCTGCCATTGAAAA GGAGAAGGAAGGCCTGTCCAAAGCCATGGAGATCTTGACCCGTCTGGGTCTGGAGCCATCCCACCAGGACTGCATTGCCATTCAGCGCATCTGCGAGATCGTCTCCACCCGGTCGGCCAACCTCTGTGGGGCGGCTCTTTCTGCCGTCCTTCGCCGGATCAAGGAGAACAAGGGGGTGGACCGGCTGCGGACCACCGTTGGGGTGGATGGTACCGTCTACAAGAAGCACCCCCA TTTTGCCCGGCGCCTACAAAAAGCAGTGCGCCGCCTTCTTCCAGATTGTGAAATCCGCTTCATCCGGTCAGAGGATGGAAGTGGCAAAGGGGCGGCCATGGTGACGGCCGTGGCATACCGGCTGGCAGCCCAACACAAGGCCCGGCAGGAGATCCTGGATCCCCTCCGTCTGAGCCATGAGCAGCTGATGGAGGTCAAGAGGCGGATGAGGCAGGAGATGGAGCGAGGCTTGGGCCAGGAGAGCCACCCGGAAGCCACCGTCAAGATGCTGCCCACCTACGTCTGCTCCACTCCGGACGGCACAG AAAAAGGGGACTTCCTAGCCTTGGATCTCGGGGGCACGAACTTCCGCGTGCTGCTGGTGCGAATCCGCAACGGGATGCGACGGAGTGTGGAGATGCACAACAAGATCTATGCCATCCCTCAGGAGATCATGCAAGGGACAGGAGATGAG CTCTTTGACCACATTGTCCACTGCATTGCGGACTTCTTGGAGTACATGGGGATGAAGGGCATCTCCCTTCCCTTGGGCTTCACCTTCTCCTTCCCTTGTCACCAGAACAGCCTGGATGAG GGAATTCTCCTGAAATGGACCAAAGGTTTCAATGCCACGGGATGCGAAGGGGAAGACGTGGTGGGACTCCTGAAAGAAGCCATGCACAGGAGAGAG GAGTTTGACCTGGATGTGGTTGCTGTTGTGAATGACACCGTGGGAACCATGATGACCTGCGGCTATGAAGACCCTTATTGCGAAGTTGGGCTTATTGTTG GAACTGGAAGCAACGCTTGCTACATGGAGGAGATGAAGAACGTGGAGCTGGTGGAAGGGGACGAGGGGCGCATGTGTATCAACATGGAGTGGGGTGCCTTTGGGGACAATGGCTGCCTGGATGACTTCCGGACGGAGTTCGACGTAGCGGTGGATGAAAACTCCCTGAATGCAGGGAAGCAACG GTATGAGAAAATGATCAGCGGCATGTACTTGGGGGAAATCGTCCGGAACATCCTCATTGATTTCACCAAGCGAGGGCTACTCTTCCGCGGGCGGATCTCCGAGCGCCTGAAGACCCGGGGGATCTTTGAGACAAAGTTCCTCTCTCAGATTGAAAG TGACCGCCTGGCTTTGCTCCAAGTCCGTTCCATCCTCCAGCACCTTGGCCTGGAAAGCACATGCGACGACAGCATCATCGTGAAAGAAGTGTGCACCATCGTGGCCCGGCGCGCGGCCCAGCTTTGCGGGGCAGGGATGGCGGCCGTGGTGGACAAAATCCGAGAGAACCGGGGGCTGGACTTCCTCAAGATCACTGTCGGTGTGGATGGGACCCTCTACAAACTCCATCCCCA CTTCTCGGCAGTCATGCATGAAACCGTGAGGAAGCTTGCTCCCAAATGCGACGTGAGCTTCCTCCAGTCCGAGGACGGAAGCGGCAAAGGGGCGGCCCTCATCACGGCCGTGGCGTGCCGCATCCGGGAAGCCGGCCAGCATTAA
- the HK2 gene encoding hexokinase-2 isoform X1: MIASHLLAYFLTELQHDQGQKIDKYLYHMRLSDETLQEISDRFRKDMEKGLGADTNPTASVKMLPTFVRSTPDGTEEGDFLSLDLGGTNFRVLRVKVADNGSKKVEMENQIYAIPEDLMRGSGTQLFDHIAECLASFMDQLQIKDKKLPLGFTFSFPCYQTKLDESILVTWTKGFKSSGVEGRDVVSLLRKAIKKRGDFDIDIVAVVNDTVGTMMTCGYDDHNCEVGLIVGTGSNACYMEEMRHIDLVEGDEGRMCINMEWGAFGDDGVLNDIRTEFDREIDMGSLNPGKQLFEKMISGMYMGELVRIILVKMAKEELLFDGRLTPDLLTRGHFETRFVSAIEKEKEGLSKAMEILTRLGLEPSHQDCIAIQRICEIVSTRSANLCGAALSAVLRRIKENKGVDRLRTTVGVDGTVYKKHPHFARRLQKAVRRLLPDCEIRFIRSEDGSGKGAAMVTAVAYRLAAQHKARQEILDPLRLSHEQLMEVKRRMRQEMERGLGQESHPEATVKMLPTYVCSTPDGTEKGDFLALDLGGTNFRVLLVRIRNGMRRSVEMHNKIYAIPQEIMQGTGDELFDHIVHCIADFLEYMGMKGISLPLGFTFSFPCHQNSLDEGILLKWTKGFNATGCEGEDVVGLLKEAMHRREEFDLDVVAVVNDTVGTMMTCGYEDPYCEVGLIVGTGSNACYMEEMKNVELVEGDEGRMCINMEWGAFGDNGCLDDFRTEFDVAVDENSLNAGKQRYEKMISGMYLGEIVRNILIDFTKRGLLFRGRISERLKTRGIFETKFLSQIESDRLALLQVRSILQHLGLESTCDDSIIVKEVCTIVARRAAQLCGAGMAAVVDKIRENRGLDFLKITVGVDGTLYKLHPHFSAVMHETVRKLAPKCDVSFLQSEDGSGKGAALITAVACRIREAGQH, encoded by the exons ATTGACAAGTACCTCTATCACATGCGGCTTTCCGATGAAACCCTGCAAGAGATCTCAGACCGGTTCCGCAAAGACATGGAGAAGGGCCTTGGGGCCGACACCAACCCTACGGCCTCCGTCAAAATGTTGCCCACGTTCGTGAGGTCTACCCCGGATGGAACAG AGGAAGGAGACTTCTTGTCCTTGGATCTTGGGGGAACAAACTTCCGAGTGTTAAGAGTCAAGGTTGCTGACAATGGCAGCAAGAAAGTAGAAATGGAGAACCAGATCTATGCGATTCCAGAGGATCTGATGAGAGGAAGTGGCACACAG CTCTTTGACCACATTGCTGAATGCTTGGCCAGCTTCATGGACCAGCTGCAGATAAAAGACAAGAAGCTTCCCCTGGGCTTCACCTTCTCCTTCCCTTGCTACCAGACCAAACTGGATGAG AGCATCCTTGTTACGTGGACCAAAGGATTCAAATCCAGTGGCGTGGAAGGGAGGGATGTGGTTTCCCTCTTGCGCAAAGCCATCAAGAAACGAGGG GACTTTGACATAGACATCGTTGCTGTGGTGAATGATACTGTTGGGACAATGATGACCTGTGGATACGATGACCACAACTGTGAAGTTGGACTAATTGTCG GAACTGGTTCCAATGCTTGCTACATGGAGGAGATGCGCCACATTGACTTAGTGGAAGGGGACGAGGGGCGCATGTGCATCAACATGGAGTGGGGAgcctttggggatgatggggttcTGAACGACATCAGGACGGAGTTTGACCGGGAGATTGACATGGGCTCCTTGAACCCCGGCAAGCAATT ATTTGAGAAGATGATCAGCGGCATGTACATGGGTGAGCTGGTCAGGATCATCCTGGTAAAGATGGCCAAAGAAGAGCTTCTCTTTGACGGGAGGCTCACTCCGGACTTGTTGACCCGGGGACATTTTGAGACCAGATTCGTCTCTGCCATTGAAAA GGAGAAGGAAGGCCTGTCCAAAGCCATGGAGATCTTGACCCGTCTGGGTCTGGAGCCATCCCACCAGGACTGCATTGCCATTCAGCGCATCTGCGAGATCGTCTCCACCCGGTCGGCCAACCTCTGTGGGGCGGCTCTTTCTGCCGTCCTTCGCCGGATCAAGGAGAACAAGGGGGTGGACCGGCTGCGGACCACCGTTGGGGTGGATGGTACCGTCTACAAGAAGCACCCCCA TTTTGCCCGGCGCCTACAAAAAGCAGTGCGCCGCCTTCTTCCAGATTGTGAAATCCGCTTCATCCGGTCAGAGGATGGAAGTGGCAAAGGGGCGGCCATGGTGACGGCCGTGGCATACCGGCTGGCAGCCCAACACAAGGCCCGGCAGGAGATCCTGGATCCCCTCCGTCTGAGCCATGAGCAGCTGATGGAGGTCAAGAGGCGGATGAGGCAGGAGATGGAGCGAGGCTTGGGCCAGGAGAGCCACCCGGAAGCCACCGTCAAGATGCTGCCCACCTACGTCTGCTCCACTCCGGACGGCACAG AAAAAGGGGACTTCCTAGCCTTGGATCTCGGGGGCACGAACTTCCGCGTGCTGCTGGTGCGAATCCGCAACGGGATGCGACGGAGTGTGGAGATGCACAACAAGATCTATGCCATCCCTCAGGAGATCATGCAAGGGACAGGAGATGAG CTCTTTGACCACATTGTCCACTGCATTGCGGACTTCTTGGAGTACATGGGGATGAAGGGCATCTCCCTTCCCTTGGGCTTCACCTTCTCCTTCCCTTGTCACCAGAACAGCCTGGATGAG GGAATTCTCCTGAAATGGACCAAAGGTTTCAATGCCACGGGATGCGAAGGGGAAGACGTGGTGGGACTCCTGAAAGAAGCCATGCACAGGAGAGAG GAGTTTGACCTGGATGTGGTTGCTGTTGTGAATGACACCGTGGGAACCATGATGACCTGCGGCTATGAAGACCCTTATTGCGAAGTTGGGCTTATTGTTG GAACTGGAAGCAACGCTTGCTACATGGAGGAGATGAAGAACGTGGAGCTGGTGGAAGGGGACGAGGGGCGCATGTGTATCAACATGGAGTGGGGTGCCTTTGGGGACAATGGCTGCCTGGATGACTTCCGGACGGAGTTCGACGTAGCGGTGGATGAAAACTCCCTGAATGCAGGGAAGCAACG GTATGAGAAAATGATCAGCGGCATGTACTTGGGGGAAATCGTCCGGAACATCCTCATTGATTTCACCAAGCGAGGGCTACTCTTCCGCGGGCGGATCTCCGAGCGCCTGAAGACCCGGGGGATCTTTGAGACAAAGTTCCTCTCTCAGATTGAAAG TGACCGCCTGGCTTTGCTCCAAGTCCGTTCCATCCTCCAGCACCTTGGCCTGGAAAGCACATGCGACGACAGCATCATCGTGAAAGAAGTGTGCACCATCGTGGCCCGGCGCGCGGCCCAGCTTTGCGGGGCAGGGATGGCGGCCGTGGTGGACAAAATCCGAGAGAACCGGGGGCTGGACTTCCTCAAGATCACTGTCGGTGTGGATGGGACCCTCTACAAACTCCATCCCCA CTTCTCGGCAGTCATGCATGAAACCGTGAGGAAGCTTGCTCCCAAATGCGACGTGAGCTTCCTCCAGTCCGAGGACGGAAGCGGCAAAGGGGCGGCCCTCATCACGGCCGTGGCGTGCCGCATCCGGGAAGCCGGCCAGCATTAA